AGAGCTATGAGCAAGACTGAAGAACTGAACGACTGGGCACACGGGCAGAAATGCCAGAAGGCGGTCGACGCCCTGACCAAAAACGGGTTCACCGCGGTGTACTGCCGGAGCAGCGAGGAGGCCTTTCACTACATAGTGAACGAGGCGGAAGGCGCCCACAGCGTCGGATTCGGCGGGTCCCTCTCGATTGCCGACCTGAAGCTCACGGACAAGCTGAAAAGCATGGGAAAGGAAATCCTCAATCACGGTGCGCCGGGGCTGACCCCCGAGGAGAGGCTGGAGATCACCTATCGGGAGCCGAGCTGTGATCTCTTTCTCACCAGCACGAACGCCCTCACCCTCTCCGGAACGCTGGTGAACATCGATGGCCACGGCAATCGTGCCGCGG
The DNA window shown above is from Geomonas sp. RF6 and carries:
- a CDS encoding lactate utilization protein, with the protein product MSKTEELNDWAHGQKCQKAVDALTKNGFTAVYCRSSEEAFHYIVNEAEGAHSVGFGGSLSIADLKLTDKLKSMGKEILNHGAPGLTPEERLEITYREPSCDLFLTSTNALTLSGTLVNIDGHGNRAAAMFFGPKKVIIVAGRNKLVAGGTDEALKRIREYAAPANAKRLQLATPCAVTGFCSDCDSPQRICRVTTIIDRKPRAADIRVLVVNEDMGL